A stretch of Henckelia pumila isolate YLH828 chromosome 4, ASM3356847v2, whole genome shotgun sequence DNA encodes these proteins:
- the LOC140865884 gene encoding uncharacterized protein, translated as MASSPTRTIDPSNPSDNRRRQLNTALQRLRRQSMTEEQREELLSRRRSNYHQRRYGNERITSPPESVLHVSNVTPNSLEGENNISRRREQRRLFERQKRHTMTNDERITYLAQRREAYRRRTRPSTTSHEGTDDTMIQQMYHVQPIPYQSLTSNFLRGSTSTNYDPQGTDDTMIQQMCNVQPIPYQSLTSNFVRGSTSTCQQPTNYAPQVSSPFAI; from the exons ATGGCTTCTTCTCCCACACGCACTATTGATCCTAGTAATCCGAGCGACAATCGTAGACGTCAATTAAACACGGCGCTTCAACGATTAAGAAGACAATCAATGACAGAAGAACAACGAGAAGAACTTCTTTCACGGCGCCGGTCAAATTACCACCAACGAAGATATGGGAATGAGCGCATAACATCTCCACCTGAATCAGTGTTGCATGTCTCTAATGTTACTCCCAATTCGCTCG AAGGAGAAAATAACATTTCTCGACGACGTGAACAACGAAGGCTTTTTGAAAGGCAAAAACGACACACAATGACTAATGATGAAAGGATTACATATTTGGCACAAAGAAGAGAGGCTTATCGGAGGAGGACACGACCTTCTACAACTTCTCACGAAG GTACTGATGACACCATGATTCAGCAAATGTATCACGTACAACCAATACCTTATCAGAGCTTAACATCAAATTTTCTCCGTGGAAGTACAAGCACAAATTATGATCCTCAAG GTACTGATGACACCATGATTCAGCAAATGTGTAACGTACAACCAATACCATATCAGAGTTTAACATCAAATTTTGTTCGTGGAAGTACAAGCACATGTCAACAACCCACAAATTATGCTCCTCAAG TATCCTCTCCTTTTGCCATATGA